One genomic region from Fervidobacterium gondwanense DSM 13020 encodes:
- a CDS encoding methyl-accepting chemotaxis protein, producing the protein MSTLSTEGQKAILSITNVIEQTKQKANTTFETVEKLSESAKNIGEIVDTINSIAEQTNLLALNAAIEAARAGEAGRGFAVVADEIRKLAEESKQATQNIANILRGIVDESMKASDATKETVEIVNQAAAQSTLIKTQFEQILQSIVKMSQMTENLAASAQQQSAAAEEMSSAMDSASKSMVSVVEQMNEVTTAIKQQSDAIANVAKTAENLDDIAEKLVETIRKFKI; encoded by the coding sequence GTGTCCACACTTTCAACAGAAGGTCAAAAGGCAATATTGTCCATAACAAACGTTATTGAACAAACAAAACAAAAAGCAAATACGACGTTTGAAACAGTTGAAAAACTCAGCGAAAGTGCGAAGAACATAGGCGAGATAGTAGATACGATAAACTCTATCGCCGAACAGACAAACTTGTTGGCACTAAATGCTGCAATAGAAGCAGCAAGGGCAGGAGAAGCTGGTAGAGGCTTTGCTGTTGTTGCGGATGAAATTAGGAAACTTGCAGAAGAGAGTAAACAAGCGACACAGAATATTGCGAACATTCTGAGGGGAATAGTCGATGAAAGCATGAAAGCAAGTGACGCAACAAAAGAAACTGTTGAGATCGTAAACCAGGCAGCAGCGCAATCTACATTAATTAAAACGCAATTTGAACAGATATTGCAGAGCATCGTCAAAATGTCGCAAATGACGGAGAACTTAGCAGCGAGCGCGCAACAGCAGAGTGCAGCAGCTGAAGAAATGAGCAGTGCGATGGACAGCGCAAGTAAGTCCATGGTAAGTGTTGTTGAGCAAATGAACGAAGTAACAACGGCTATTAAACAGCAATCTGATGCAATAGCTAACGTTGCAAAAACAGCAGAAAACTTGGACGATATTGCAGAAAAGTTGGTAGAAACAATAAGGAAATTCAAGATTTAG
- a CDS encoding methyl-accepting chemotaxis protein: MRNLTMFQKIMVAVAILILFMVAIGIYSLFTMRSMIVEKTEQNLQALAENSGDNLMSFIDGHVKLIELLSKDANVLGVYKNEFQEDVWMKKLFNTVMKSYPDVMYVYVGLKDRRMYLIPETELPEGYDPTSRPWYKDAVAKPGQIIITEPYADASTGQLVVTIAKTIQTDEGIVGVVALDFDISKLSEKLMVKGKGLGYLNAVVSESGNILLHTDTTLIGKNVSDQEFFKKWLSGPESGVFGYTFNNVKRITGYKRLPNGWIFATLVIEKDLMKEANIATIVMIGITVIAIILSILLALWFTRTFIVKPINEIVAAAEKVAQGDLTVNIETKSKDEIGKIATGLSSTINALRGIVSQIQQEGNVIKQEASQVAAVSEETSATIEELTAQVDSVNTNVNNASAAIEEMTSGIQEVAASA; this comes from the coding sequence ATGAGAAACCTTACGATGTTCCAGAAGATCATGGTGGCTGTTGCGATCTTGATTCTCTTCATGGTGGCTATAGGAATTTATTCTTTGTTTACCATGAGATCCATGATTGTAGAAAAGACAGAACAGAACCTCCAAGCACTTGCGGAAAACAGCGGAGACAACTTGATGAGTTTCATTGACGGGCACGTAAAGCTCATCGAACTGCTATCAAAGGATGCAAACGTATTGGGTGTCTACAAAAACGAATTCCAGGAAGATGTTTGGATGAAGAAACTTTTCAACACCGTTATGAAGAGTTATCCAGATGTTATGTATGTTTATGTTGGATTAAAGGACAGAAGAATGTATTTGATACCTGAGACGGAACTCCCTGAAGGATATGACCCAACATCAAGACCGTGGTACAAAGACGCAGTAGCAAAACCAGGGCAGATTATCATTACAGAACCTTATGCTGACGCTTCAACTGGGCAACTTGTTGTTACTATTGCTAAGACTATTCAAACGGATGAAGGAATTGTCGGCGTTGTTGCACTTGACTTTGATATTTCAAAACTTTCGGAAAAACTCATGGTAAAGGGCAAGGGACTTGGATACCTAAATGCAGTTGTGTCAGAGAGCGGCAATATACTGTTGCACACAGATACAACACTGATAGGAAAGAACGTGTCGGATCAGGAATTCTTCAAAAAATGGCTTTCAGGACCTGAGAGTGGTGTTTTTGGATACACATTCAACAATGTCAAACGTATCACAGGATACAAGAGACTGCCAAATGGATGGATTTTTGCAACTCTTGTAATAGAGAAAGACTTGATGAAGGAAGCTAACATTGCCACAATCGTAATGATTGGTATTACTGTGATAGCAATCATCTTGAGCATTCTCTTAGCATTGTGGTTTACAAGAACATTCATCGTCAAACCAATCAACGAAATTGTTGCTGCCGCTGAGAAAGTAGCGCAAGGTGATTTGACTGTGAACATCGAAACCAAATCAAAAGATGAGATTGGAAAGATTGCAACCGGACTTTCGAGCACAATTAATGCTCTTAGAGGTATTGTTTCACAAATCCAGCAGGAAGGAAATGTTATAAAGCAAGAAGCATCTCAAGTGGCAGCAGTATCCGAAGAAACAAGCGCCACGATAGAAGAACTCACAGCACAAGTTGACAGTGTAAACACGAATGTGAACAACGCATCGGCTGCAATTGAAGAGATGACAAGCGGTATACAAGAAGTTGCAGCAAGTGCTTAA
- a CDS encoding acetyl-CoA C-acetyltransferase encodes MVYILGAKRTAIGTFAGSLKDIPAPQLGAIAAKAAIAQSGVSVEDFDETIVGCILTAGQGMGPGRQVGIYAGISVEKPGYTVNMLCGSGMKAVMIGATDIELGEADVVLAGGIESMSQAPFLLSYRARFGLKFGNQEIQDHMILDGLTDVFNKVHMGMTAEKLVEEFDISRQEQDEFAYNSQMKAKAAIENGKFKDEIVPVEIPDKKGVKLFDTDEHPRFDVTLESLAKLKPAFKPDGTITAGNASGINDGGSAIVLASDRYVEKKGLKPLGRIVAWAQAGVDPMRMGIGPVPATEKVLKKAGMSFQDIELIELNEAFAGQSLAVIKGWERAFGVTKEWILERTNVNGGGIALGHPIGASGNRIIVTLLYEMKKRHIKYGLATLCIGGGMGTAVIVENIE; translated from the coding sequence ATGGTATATATACTCGGGGCAAAGAGAACGGCTATAGGCACATTCGCGGGTTCTTTGAAAGATATTCCGGCACCACAACTCGGAGCAATTGCAGCAAAAGCAGCCATTGCGCAATCCGGTGTTTCTGTAGAAGATTTTGACGAAACGATCGTTGGATGTATACTTACCGCAGGTCAGGGGATGGGACCGGGCAGGCAGGTTGGTATATACGCAGGTATTTCCGTTGAGAAACCTGGTTATACAGTCAATATGCTCTGCGGTAGTGGAATGAAGGCAGTCATGATCGGTGCTACCGATATCGAGCTTGGAGAGGCAGATGTAGTGCTTGCAGGTGGTATAGAGAGCATGTCTCAAGCACCATTTTTGCTTTCTTATCGCGCACGTTTTGGTTTGAAGTTTGGAAATCAGGAAATTCAAGACCACATGATACTCGACGGATTAACCGATGTATTCAATAAAGTGCACATGGGGATGACCGCTGAGAAACTTGTAGAAGAGTTTGACATATCTCGTCAAGAGCAGGATGAATTTGCGTACAACAGCCAGATGAAAGCAAAGGCAGCAATTGAGAACGGAAAATTTAAAGACGAAATCGTTCCTGTTGAAATACCAGACAAAAAGGGTGTCAAACTCTTCGACACGGACGAACATCCAAGATTTGACGTGACTCTGGAAAGTTTGGCAAAACTTAAACCAGCTTTTAAACCAGATGGAACTATAACTGCAGGTAATGCAAGTGGTATAAACGATGGAGGAAGTGCAATTGTCCTTGCAAGTGATAGGTATGTTGAAAAGAAAGGATTGAAACCTCTTGGAAGAATAGTTGCATGGGCACAAGCGGGTGTTGACCCAATGAGGATGGGGATAGGTCCAGTTCCTGCGACAGAAAAGGTTCTTAAGAAAGCCGGTATGTCGTTCCAAGATATCGAATTGATAGAGCTGAACGAAGCGTTTGCAGGTCAGAGCCTAGCCGTTATTAAAGGCTGGGAACGAGCATTTGGAGTTACGAAGGAATGGATACTGGAGCGCACAAACGTAAACGGTGGTGGCATTGCGCTTGGACATCCAATCGGTGCAAGTGGAAATAGGATAATCGTTACGCTCCTGTATGAAATGAAAAAGAGACATATAAAATACGGACTTGCGACGCTTTGCATCGGTGGTGGAATGGGTACTGCGGTTATCGTTGAGAATATTGAATGA